From a single Callithrix jacchus isolate 240 chromosome 5, calJac240_pri, whole genome shotgun sequence genomic region:
- the SKA2 gene encoding spindle and kinetochore-associated protein 2 isoform X1 yields the protein MEAEVDKLELMFQKAESDLDYIQYRLEYEIKTNHPDSAGEKNPVTLLKELSAIKSRYQTLYARFKPVAVEQKETKNRICATVNKTMNVIQNLQKQTALELSPLTDEEKTVADQLKSHMPDL from the exons TTCCAGAAAGCTGAGTCTGATCTGGATTACATTCAATACAGGCTGGAATATGAAATCAAGACTAATCATCCTGATTCAGCTGGCGAG AAAAATCCAGTTACACTCTTAAAGGAATTGTCAGCGATAAAGTCTCGATATCAAACTTTATATGCACGCTTTAAACCAGTTGCTGTTGAGCAGAAAGAGACTAAGAACCGCATTTGTGCAACTGTGAATAAGACTATGAATGTGATACAAAACCTACAAAAGCAAACAGCCCTGGAG cTGTCACCATTGACTGATGAAGAGAAAACTGTGGCAGACCAATTAAAATCTCACATGCCAGATTTATGA
- the SKA2 gene encoding spindle and kinetochore-associated protein 2 isoform X2, translating to MEAEVDKLELMFQKAESDLDYIQYRLEYEIKTNHPDSAGEKNPVTLLKELSAIKSRYQTLYARFKPVAVEQKETKNRICATVNKTMNVIQNLQKQTALEVMLSIDSCHH from the exons TTCCAGAAAGCTGAGTCTGATCTGGATTACATTCAATACAGGCTGGAATATGAAATCAAGACTAATCATCCTGATTCAGCTGGCGAG AAAAATCCAGTTACACTCTTAAAGGAATTGTCAGCGATAAAGTCTCGATATCAAACTTTATATGCACGCTTTAAACCAGTTGCTGTTGAGCAGAAAGAGACTAAGAACCGCATTTGTGCAACTGTGAATAAGACTATGAATGTGATACAAAACCTACAAAAGCAAACAGCCCTGGAGGTAATGCTTTCAATTGACAG cTGTCACCATTGA